The following proteins come from a genomic window of Actinomarinicola tropica:
- a CDS encoding pyridoxamine 5'-phosphate oxidase family protein: MTTTDHTPPLDGATGSALADASLAHPTWEDVVRRIARRSYCVLGTSSPVHRPHSAGVLYAEADGALYISIERDSRKGRNIAANAHVSVNVPIRRLPVGPPATAMYASTAELLPIDDPHILELARDGRITAVTSHGELEHPAGAFVRIAPPQVVHTYGLGLSLLTFIRNPLRAAGRVERP; the protein is encoded by the coding sequence ATGACCACCACCGACCACACCCCGCCCCTCGACGGCGCCACCGGCTCGGCCCTGGCCGACGCCTCCCTCGCCCACCCCACGTGGGAGGACGTGGTGCGGCGCATCGCCCGCCGCTCCTACTGCGTCCTCGGCACGAGCTCCCCCGTCCACCGCCCACACAGCGCCGGCGTCCTCTACGCCGAGGCCGACGGCGCGCTCTACATCTCGATCGAGCGCGACAGCCGCAAGGGCCGCAACATCGCGGCCAACGCCCACGTGTCGGTCAACGTGCCGATCCGACGGCTCCCGGTCGGGCCGCCCGCCACGGCGATGTACGCGTCGACCGCCGAGCTGCTCCCGATCGACGATCCGCACATCCTCGAGCTGGCGCGCGACGGGCGGATCACAGCCGTCACCAGCCACGGCGAGCTCGAGCACCCTGCGGGGGCCTTCGTCCGCATCGCCCCGCCGCAGGTGGTGCACACCTACGGCCTCGGGCTCTCGCTCCTCACCTTCATCCGCAACCCGCTGCGCGCCGCCGGCCGGGTCGAGCGGCCCTGA
- a CDS encoding siderophore ABC transporter substrate-binding protein: protein MRRYRPLALILALLLLAAACGDDSDTADDDSSATTEADASGEEGTEDDGDAEEASGTVTIEHYSGTDEVPTDPETVVVMDTGVALSLLDLGIAIDGLGVAGTVPDELADIESVGTAFEPDYEAINALEPDLIIVATRSSATYPDMSEIAPTVDLTPAEDVDYLEALRARHESIGEIFGVEDEVAERFDAIDARVEEIAAQTGEAGDALILMTSGAEVTAYGPGSRFGLVHDLLGYGAADESLSDEATHGEAVSFEFILEAAPDVMFVIDRSAAIGEEGEAAEQVLDNELVGQTPAWSDDRVVYVDSFAWYITSNSLPGIEQILDDVESSLP from the coding sequence ATGCGCCGATATCGGCCCCTCGCCCTCATCCTGGCCCTGCTGCTGCTCGCAGCGGCGTGCGGCGACGACAGCGACACCGCCGACGACGACTCCTCGGCGACGACCGAGGCCGATGCGTCGGGCGAGGAGGGCACCGAGGACGACGGCGACGCCGAGGAGGCGTCGGGCACCGTCACGATCGAGCACTACTCGGGCACCGACGAGGTGCCGACCGACCCCGAGACGGTCGTGGTGATGGACACCGGCGTGGCCCTCAGCCTCCTCGACCTCGGGATCGCGATCGACGGGCTCGGCGTGGCCGGCACGGTGCCCGACGAGCTCGCCGACATCGAATCGGTCGGCACCGCGTTCGAGCCGGACTACGAGGCGATCAACGCCCTCGAGCCGGACCTCATCATCGTCGCCACCCGGTCGTCGGCGACCTACCCGGACATGTCCGAGATCGCGCCGACGGTCGACCTCACCCCGGCCGAGGACGTCGACTACCTCGAGGCCCTCCGTGCGCGCCACGAGTCGATCGGTGAGATCTTCGGCGTCGAGGACGAGGTGGCCGAGCGGTTCGACGCCATCGACGCCCGCGTCGAGGAGATCGCCGCGCAGACCGGTGAGGCCGGTGACGCCCTGATCCTCATGACCAGCGGCGCCGAGGTCACCGCCTACGGCCCCGGCTCCCGGTTCGGCCTGGTCCACGACCTGCTCGGCTACGGCGCCGCGGACGAGTCGCTGTCCGACGAGGCCACCCACGGCGAGGCCGTCTCGTTCGAGTTCATCCTCGAGGCCGCCCCCGACGTCATGTTCGTGATCGACCGCTCGGCCGCCATCGGCGAGGAGGGCGAGGCCGCCGAGCAGGTCCTCGACAACGAGCTCGTCGGTCAGACCCCGGCGTGGAGCGACGACCGGGTCGTCTACGTCGACTCCTTCGCCTGGTACATCACGTCGAACTCGCTGCCGGGCATCGAGCAGATCCTGGACGACGTCGAGTCCAGCCTCCCCTGA
- a CDS encoding heparan-alpha-glucosaminide N-acetyltransferase domain-containing protein, whose product MTTPTSTRTRPHAAATRGGSRLAALDRLRGLALVAMLFHHLLDWISGDAREVIPGWRYFVVTDVAAVAFFCVSGASLALFATSRRRRGASRGAVAVEVLRRYGLLVPIGLLIHLAIFRTEYGFGVLEAIGITVVAAASLLAVVPTRVLPAVAAGVLVLGPWLERRAADESGWVAEHLLGGTFPVVTYLGFVLVGVAASRHGLLGDRRGVQLAAVVMSAGVALLVVSGVEPDRYPGDAAFVLPGLAGTALALAACQLTWPRVLRRFDRFVRDAGARALGLFIGHYLIYGLLQEAGWMRQVDQSWGVALAAAVTTGLCLLAPHVPQLPWSPRTGRRT is encoded by the coding sequence ATGACGACCCCGACCTCCACCCGCACCCGCCCGCACGCCGCCGCCACCAGGGGCGGCTCCCGCCTCGCGGCCCTCGACCGCCTGCGGGGGCTCGCCCTCGTGGCCATGCTGTTCCACCACCTCCTCGACTGGATCTCCGGCGACGCCCGCGAGGTCATCCCCGGATGGCGGTACTTCGTGGTGACCGACGTGGCGGCGGTGGCGTTCTTCTGCGTGTCGGGGGCGTCGCTGGCGCTCTTCGCGACGTCCCGCCGACGCCGGGGCGCATCACGAGGAGCCGTCGCCGTCGAGGTGCTGCGCCGGTACGGACTGCTGGTGCCGATCGGTCTCCTGATCCACCTGGCGATCTTCCGGACCGAGTACGGCTTCGGCGTCCTCGAGGCCATCGGCATCACGGTCGTCGCCGCCGCGTCCCTGCTCGCGGTGGTCCCCACCCGGGTCCTCCCGGCTGTGGCCGCCGGCGTGCTCGTCCTCGGCCCGTGGCTCGAGCGACGGGCGGCCGACGAGTCGGGCTGGGTGGCCGAGCACCTGCTCGGCGGGACGTTCCCCGTCGTCACCTACCTCGGCTTCGTCCTCGTGGGCGTCGCTGCGTCCCGCCACGGGCTGCTCGGCGACCGGCGTGGCGTCCAGCTGGCCGCGGTCGTCATGTCCGCTGGGGTGGCGCTGCTCGTCGTCTCGGGCGTCGAACCGGACCGATACCCCGGCGATGCGGCGTTCGTCCTGCCCGGCCTCGCGGGCACCGCCCTGGCCCTCGCGGCGTGCCAGCTGACCTGGCCTCGGGTACTCCGACGGTTCGACCGGTTCGTGCGCGACGCCGGCGCCCGGGCGCTCGGGCTGTTCATCGGCCACTACCTGATCTACGGGCTGCTCCAGGAGGCGGGCTGGATGCGCCAGGTGGACCAGTCCTGGGGCGTGGCGCTCGCGGCGGCGGTGACGACGGGCCTGTGCCTGCTGGCGCCGCACGTCCCGCAGCTGCCCTGGTCGCCACGCACCGGGCGGCGCACGTGA
- a CDS encoding SDR family oxidoreductase: MTETSAPTPDALPLAGRVAVVAGATRGAGRGIAVALGEAGATVYCTGRTTRERRSDYDRPETIEETAEMVTAAGGTGIAVAMDHLEPEQVSDLAARVDREQGRLDVLVNDIAGEHLAEWDLPIWEQDLERGLRYLRTAVHTHLIAAHHLLPLMIREPGGLVVEVTDGTTEYNSTHYRISAFIDLAKACANRLGYSLGAELEPHGGTAVALTPGWMRSELMLDTFGVTEENWEEVTRANLGTEELPPDDFLVSETPLFVGRGVAALAADPDRARWNRRSIEAFDLAEAYGFTDVDGSRPDAWGYIVEVREAGKPVDVTGYR, from the coding sequence ATGACCGAGACCTCCGCACCCACCCCTGACGCTCTCCCGCTGGCCGGCCGCGTGGCCGTCGTCGCCGGCGCCACCCGCGGCGCCGGCCGCGGCATCGCCGTCGCGCTCGGCGAGGCCGGCGCCACCGTCTACTGCACCGGCCGCACCACCCGCGAGCGTCGCTCCGACTACGACCGCCCCGAGACGATCGAGGAGACGGCCGAGATGGTCACCGCGGCCGGCGGCACCGGCATCGCCGTGGCGATGGACCACCTCGAACCGGAGCAGGTGTCCGACCTGGCCGCCCGCGTCGACCGGGAGCAGGGGCGGCTCGATGTGCTCGTCAACGACATCGCCGGCGAGCACCTCGCCGAGTGGGACCTGCCGATCTGGGAGCAGGACCTCGAGCGCGGCCTGCGCTACCTGCGCACCGCTGTGCACACCCACCTCATCGCCGCCCACCACCTGCTGCCGCTCATGATCCGCGAGCCGGGCGGCCTGGTCGTCGAGGTGACCGACGGGACGACCGAGTACAACTCGACCCACTACCGCATCTCGGCCTTCATCGACCTGGCGAAGGCCTGCGCCAACCGGCTCGGCTACTCGCTCGGCGCCGAGCTCGAGCCGCACGGCGGCACGGCCGTCGCGCTCACGCCGGGCTGGATGCGCAGCGAGCTGATGCTCGACACCTTCGGCGTCACCGAGGAGAACTGGGAGGAGGTCACCCGGGCGAACCTCGGCACCGAGGAGCTGCCCCCGGACGACTTCCTCGTGTCGGAGACGCCGCTGTTCGTCGGGCGCGGGGTAGCGGCGCTGGCCGCCGACCCCGACCGGGCCCGGTGGAACCGCCGCTCGATCGAGGCCTTCGACCTCGCCGAGGCCTACGGGTTCACCGACGTCGACGGGTCGCGCCCCGACGCCTGGGGCTACATCGTCGAGGTGCGCGAGGCCGGCAAGCCGGTCGACGTCACCGGCTACCGCTGA
- a CDS encoding sensor domain-containing diguanylate cyclase, whose product MSPTPRPLPDPTPGDDVADRRAPGRLRRARRTWGLASILTLVAGLTFTGVAFSAERRSAEEEAEKATEVLVGDVTAAFHIELQRQSDLVVSTAGAVATNPDMTTADLEGWVRSARIIERYPELTGVGFVRYVPRAELDVHAARLAADPAVASILGPAGELLVVADTGRAHVCLVQAVGFQATPTEIVEPNIDICADPSLASTIGPMISTGGSVYRSGTTVAGDIPLIVVTPVFAGDEVPSTISARRDAFIGAIATLLDADRVVARVVGDREDVAVDLRYRDAYSDVSFRAGDLAAAAGPQRVAPLVPGWRLTVRAVDDPSVGWTRTAFVLVVAGVAAPVLLATLLYVLGTGRARALTLVDEATEELRHRALHDPLTGLANRGLIAERADALVARARRDGSVPAALFIDLDGFKDVNDTHGHQAGDEVLATLAVRIRDEIRESDTVGRLGGDEFVVLLDGASSVESPESVARRLVEAIRTPILLDGGRVEVTVSASIGVAAGLRADGGQLLHDADVAVYRAKDAGKDGWSLAESVPDVPAAP is encoded by the coding sequence ATGTCGCCGACCCCGCGACCCCTGCCCGATCCGACGCCCGGCGACGACGTGGCCGATCGGCGCGCGCCGGGTCGGCTCCGCCGGGCCCGCCGGACGTGGGGCCTCGCGAGCATCCTCACCCTCGTCGCCGGGCTGACGTTCACCGGCGTTGCCTTCTCCGCCGAGCGGCGCAGCGCGGAGGAGGAGGCCGAGAAGGCGACCGAGGTCCTCGTCGGCGACGTGACGGCGGCCTTCCACATCGAGCTCCAGCGCCAGAGCGACCTGGTGGTCAGCACCGCCGGCGCCGTCGCCACGAACCCCGACATGACGACGGCGGACCTCGAGGGCTGGGTGCGGTCGGCCCGCATCATCGAGCGGTACCCCGAGCTGACCGGGGTGGGCTTCGTCCGCTACGTCCCCCGCGCCGAGCTCGACGTCCACGCGGCGCGGCTCGCCGCCGACCCGGCGGTGGCGTCGATCCTCGGTCCGGCCGGGGAGCTGCTCGTCGTGGCCGACACCGGCAGGGCCCACGTGTGCCTGGTCCAGGCCGTCGGCTTCCAGGCGACGCCCACCGAGATCGTCGAGCCGAACATCGACATCTGCGCCGACCCGAGCCTGGCGTCCACCATCGGCCCGATGATCTCCACCGGGGGCTCGGTGTACCGGTCCGGGACGACGGTCGCCGGCGACATCCCGCTCATCGTCGTCACGCCGGTCTTCGCCGGCGACGAGGTGCCGTCGACGATCTCCGCGCGTCGTGACGCCTTCATCGGGGCGATCGCCACGCTCCTCGACGCCGACCGCGTCGTCGCTCGCGTCGTCGGCGATCGCGAGGACGTCGCCGTCGACCTCCGCTACCGCGACGCCTACTCCGACGTGTCGTTCCGCGCCGGCGACCTCGCAGCGGCCGCCGGGCCGCAGCGCGTCGCGCCGCTCGTCCCGGGGTGGCGGCTCACGGTGCGGGCCGTCGACGACCCGTCGGTGGGGTGGACGCGCACCGCGTTCGTCCTCGTCGTCGCCGGCGTCGCGGCCCCGGTCCTGCTCGCCACGCTCTTGTACGTGCTCGGCACCGGCCGGGCCCGCGCGCTCACGCTCGTCGACGAGGCGACCGAGGAGCTCCGGCACCGGGCGCTGCACGATCCGCTGACGGGTCTCGCCAACCGCGGCCTCATCGCCGAGCGTGCCGACGCGCTCGTCGCCCGGGCCCGGCGGGACGGGTCGGTGCCGGCGGCGCTGTTCATCGACCTCGACGGCTTCAAGGACGTGAACGACACCCACGGCCACCAGGCCGGCGACGAGGTCCTGGCGACGTTGGCGGTCCGCATCCGGGACGAGATCCGCGAGTCCGACACGGTGGGGCGGCTCGGGGGTGACGAGTTCGTCGTGCTCCTCGACGGCGCGTCCTCGGTGGAGAGCCCCGAGTCCGTCGCCCGCCGGCTCGTCGAGGCCATCCGGACGCCGATCCTCCTCGACGGTGGTCGGGTGGAGGTGACGGTCAGCGCGAGCATCGGCGTGGCCGCGGGGCTCCGGGCCGACGGCGGGCAGCTGCTCCACGACGCCGACGTGGCGGTCTACCGGGCCAAGGACGCCGGCAAGGACGGGTGGTCGCTGGCCGAATCGGTCCCCGACGTTCCGGCGGCGCCCTGA
- a CDS encoding ABC transporter permease — MVPDVSHQAADRRVADLRVAAIGGLVLLVVGALSLFVGVSAVSPWDLLAGDEQQRTIFLTSRVPRLLAIVLSGSAMAVAGLIMQGLTQNRFVAPSTAGTIESATLGLLVATMWFGTASVLGKMLVAVVFALVGTGVFLALVQRLRFSDIIVVPLVGIMFGAVVEATTDFFAFRADLLQTLAAWTTADFSATLRGRYELLYLVGALTVVAYRYADRFTVAGMGRDHAVNLGVDHRRTVTIGLGLVATVSAVVVVVVGAIPFLGLVAPNVTTMIVGDNVRRVLPVTALTGAIVLLVCDILGRTIRYPFEIPVGTVMGVIGGAIFIGLIARTRFRDAR; from the coding sequence TTGGTCCCGGACGTCTCGCACCAGGCCGCCGATCGCCGGGTCGCCGACCTCCGGGTCGCCGCGATCGGCGGCTTGGTGCTGCTCGTCGTCGGGGCGCTGTCGCTCTTCGTGGGCGTCAGCGCCGTGTCCCCGTGGGACCTGCTCGCCGGCGACGAGCAGCAGCGCACGATCTTCCTGACCAGTCGAGTGCCGCGCCTGCTGGCGATCGTGCTCTCGGGCTCGGCCATGGCTGTGGCCGGTCTCATCATGCAGGGGCTGACCCAGAACCGCTTCGTGGCCCCGTCGACCGCCGGCACGATCGAGTCGGCGACCCTCGGGCTGCTCGTCGCCACGATGTGGTTCGGGACGGCGTCGGTGCTCGGCAAGATGCTGGTCGCCGTCGTGTTCGCCCTCGTCGGCACCGGCGTGTTCCTCGCCCTCGTCCAACGGCTGCGCTTCTCCGACATCATCGTCGTGCCCCTGGTCGGGATCATGTTCGGCGCGGTGGTCGAGGCGACCACCGACTTCTTCGCGTTCCGGGCCGACCTGCTCCAGACGCTCGCGGCGTGGACGACGGCGGACTTCTCGGCCACGCTCCGGGGACGCTACGAGCTGCTCTACCTGGTGGGCGCCCTGACCGTCGTCGCCTACCGCTACGCCGACCGCTTCACCGTCGCCGGCATGGGACGGGACCACGCCGTCAACCTGGGGGTCGACCACCGGCGCACCGTCACCATCGGCTTGGGGCTCGTGGCCACCGTGAGCGCGGTCGTGGTCGTGGTCGTCGGCGCCATCCCCTTCCTCGGGCTCGTCGCCCCCAACGTGACGACGATGATCGTGGGCGACAACGTCCGCCGCGTGCTGCCGGTGACCGCCCTCACCGGCGCCATCGTGCTGCTGGTCTGCGACATCCTCGGTCGGACGATCCGCTACCCGTTCGAGATCCCGGTGGGCACGGTCATGGGCGTCATCGGCGGGGCGATCTTCATCGGGCTCATCGCCCGGACGAGGTTCCGTGATGCCCGCTGA
- a CDS encoding SDR family NAD(P)-dependent oxidoreductase has translation MSDIDLTGRPFAVVTGASTGIGRQLGLQMAERGYDLLVTADDEALVGAAEEMRQHGTHVDPVQVDLRSVDGVDQLVSAIRGRGRAPDALLLNAGTGVSGAFLDEPLDDHLDVLAVNVTSVLRTFHAIVPDMVQRGDGRVLITSSVTAAAPGPYISVYSASKAFLQSFSQAVRTELSDSGVTVTALMPGPTDTEFFERADMLDTRLGQMNKDDPADVARDGIEAMLAGKDHVVGGAAKNHLTVAAWSLAPEKLASAINTRFTKPGTGD, from the coding sequence GTGTCCGACATCGATCTCACCGGCCGCCCCTTCGCGGTCGTCACCGGCGCCTCGACCGGCATCGGTCGCCAGCTCGGCCTCCAGATGGCCGAGCGCGGCTACGACCTGCTCGTCACCGCCGACGACGAGGCGCTCGTCGGTGCCGCCGAGGAGATGCGCCAGCACGGCACCCACGTCGACCCCGTCCAGGTCGACCTGCGCTCCGTCGATGGCGTCGACCAGCTCGTCAGCGCGATCCGTGGGCGAGGCCGTGCGCCCGACGCCCTCCTCCTCAACGCGGGGACGGGCGTGAGCGGTGCGTTCCTCGACGAGCCGCTCGACGACCACCTCGACGTCCTGGCCGTGAACGTGACGAGCGTGCTGCGCACGTTCCACGCGATCGTGCCCGACATGGTGCAGCGCGGCGACGGGCGGGTGCTCATCACGTCCTCGGTCACCGCGGCGGCGCCCGGGCCCTACATCTCCGTCTACAGCGCTTCGAAGGCCTTCCTCCAGTCGTTCAGCCAGGCGGTGCGGACCGAGCTCTCCGACTCCGGGGTCACGGTCACCGCGCTGATGCCCGGGCCCACCGACACCGAGTTCTTCGAGAGGGCCGACATGCTCGACACCCGCCTCGGTCAGATGAACAAGGACGATCCGGCCGACGTGGCGCGCGACGGCATCGAGGCGATGCTCGCCGGCAAGGACCACGTCGTCGGCGGCGCGGCGAAGAACCACCTGACGGTCGCGGCGTGGAGCCTGGCGCCGGAGAAGCTGGCGTCGGCGATCAACACCCGGTTCACGAAGCCCGGCACCGGCGACTGA
- a CDS encoding iron ABC transporter ATP-binding protein yields the protein MITIDGITKRYGSTTVVDRVSLEIPRGGVVSLIGANGAGKSTLLSMVGRLLAPDGGRVLLDGVDVLATPSAELSCRLSILRQENHLPIRLTVRELVEFGRYPHCKGRLQEDDHRQVDLAIEHLELGTFAGRRLDQLSGGQRQRAYIAMVLAQDTDFVLLDEPLNNLDLRHAAQSMETIRSMAEQLDKTVVVVLHDVNVAAHHSDRVIAMKDGQVIADGAPAEVVTEAVLRKVYDLDVPVAHVDAGPVALHFARMASPAAE from the coding sequence GTGATCACCATCGACGGCATCACCAAGCGCTACGGATCGACCACCGTCGTCGACCGGGTGAGCCTCGAGATCCCGCGCGGCGGGGTCGTGTCCCTCATCGGCGCCAACGGTGCCGGCAAGTCGACGCTGCTGTCGATGGTCGGCCGACTGCTCGCACCGGACGGCGGACGGGTGCTGCTCGACGGGGTGGACGTCCTCGCCACGCCGAGCGCCGAGCTGTCGTGCCGGCTGTCGATCCTGCGCCAGGAGAACCACCTGCCGATCCGGCTGACCGTGCGGGAGCTGGTGGAGTTCGGGCGCTACCCGCACTGTAAGGGGAGGCTGCAGGAGGACGACCACCGCCAGGTCGACCTGGCCATCGAGCACCTGGAGCTGGGAACGTTCGCCGGGCGCCGGCTCGACCAGCTGTCGGGCGGTCAGCGGCAGCGGGCCTACATCGCCATGGTGCTCGCACAGGACACCGACTTCGTGCTGCTCGACGAGCCGCTGAACAACCTCGACCTGCGGCATGCTGCGCAGTCGATGGAGACGATCCGCTCGATGGCCGAGCAGCTCGACAAGACCGTCGTCGTCGTGCTGCACGACGTGAACGTGGCCGCGCACCACAGCGACCGCGTCATCGCGATGAAGGACGGGCAGGTGATCGCCGACGGCGCACCGGCCGAGGTGGTGACCGAGGCCGTCCTGCGCAAGGTCTACGACCTCGACGTGCCGGTCGCCCACGTCGACGCCGGTCCGGTGGCGCTGCACTTCGCGCGC
- a CDS encoding iron chelate uptake ABC transporter family permease subunit, with protein MPAELSPVDLSLAAVERPGTFSPRRARLVIVVLGVLAVASIVAFMTYDLRGSLSFALELRARKVAGMTLVGVSLGAATVMFHTITGNRILTPSLMGFDALYLMVQSLAAYTFGTFAFLAIDVRVRFGFELLVMVGFALVLQRVFLRPASQDIVALLLVGVVLAGMFRSLTQLVARLIDPNEYATLQDQFFASFANVDEDLLRVAGAIVVVVLAVTWRWVGRLDVMALGRDSAVGLGVDHARVADRTLVAVAVLVSVATALVGPITFLGLLVSNLAYRLTGTFRHRYTIPAAGLAGVVAVVGAQFLLEELLEFQTRASMIVSFLGGLYFIVLLLREPRS; from the coding sequence ATGCCCGCTGAGCTCTCGCCCGTCGACCTCTCGCTCGCCGCGGTCGAGCGCCCGGGCACCTTCTCGCCGCGCCGGGCCCGGCTCGTCATCGTCGTCCTCGGCGTGCTCGCCGTGGCGTCGATCGTCGCGTTCATGACCTACGACCTGCGGGGGTCGCTCTCGTTCGCGCTCGAGCTGCGGGCGAGGAAGGTCGCGGGCATGACCCTCGTCGGCGTGTCGCTCGGCGCCGCCACGGTGATGTTCCACACGATCACCGGCAACCGCATCCTCACCCCGTCGTTGATGGGCTTCGACGCGCTCTACCTCATGGTGCAGAGCCTGGCCGCCTACACGTTCGGGACCTTCGCCTTCCTGGCCATCGACGTGCGGGTGCGCTTCGGGTTCGAGCTGCTCGTCATGGTCGGCTTCGCCCTGGTGCTGCAGCGGGTGTTCCTGCGCCCGGCGAGCCAGGACATCGTGGCGCTGCTCCTCGTCGGCGTCGTCCTGGCGGGGATGTTCCGCAGCCTCACCCAGCTCGTCGCCCGACTCATCGACCCCAACGAGTACGCCACCCTCCAGGACCAGTTCTTCGCCAGCTTCGCCAACGTCGACGAGGACCTCCTGCGCGTGGCGGGAGCCATCGTCGTCGTCGTGCTCGCCGTCACCTGGCGGTGGGTGGGACGGCTCGACGTCATGGCCCTCGGTCGGGACTCGGCGGTGGGTCTCGGCGTCGACCACGCCCGGGTCGCCGATCGGACCCTCGTCGCGGTGGCCGTGCTCGTGTCGGTGGCCACCGCGCTGGTCGGGCCGATCACGTTCCTCGGCCTGCTCGTGTCGAACCTCGCGTACCGCCTGACCGGCACCTTCCGCCACCGCTACACGATCCCGGCCGCCGGCCTCGCCGGTGTGGTCGCCGTCGTCGGCGCCCAGTTCCTGCTCGAGGAGCTCCTCGAGTTCCAGACCCGTGCGAGCATGATCGTCAGCTTCCTCGGCGGCCTCTACTTCATCGTCCTCCTCCTCAGGGAGCCCCGTTCGTGA
- a CDS encoding AraC family transcriptional regulator, with product MDVLTGLLDGPRARNAFLLRSLLEPPWSLRLQDESPLTIAAILRGDAWLDLLDGSPPVRLGVGDVAVVRGPDPYVLADAAGRPPQIVVHPGQRCTTLDGVDLHDAMTLGVRTWGNDPDGSTSLLCGTYEVDGAVSDRLLAALPRHLVVGAGRADQRLVDLLAEEVLRDGPGQQVMLDRLLDLLLVSTLRQWFAECAEDAPGWFRAAADPIVGPAIRLLHDEPARQWTVASLAAEVGASRAAFARRFAELMGEPPMTYLTNWRLALAADLLLEPGATLGSVARRVGYASPYALSSAFSRVRGVSPKEHRTEQLAAVGGP from the coding sequence ATGGACGTGCTCACCGGCCTCCTCGACGGTCCGCGTGCCCGCAACGCGTTCCTGCTCCGCTCGTTGCTCGAGCCGCCGTGGTCGCTCCGGTTGCAGGACGAGTCGCCGCTCACGATCGCCGCGATCCTGCGTGGCGACGCCTGGCTCGACCTGCTCGACGGATCGCCCCCGGTGCGACTCGGGGTGGGCGACGTGGCCGTCGTGCGCGGCCCCGACCCGTACGTGCTCGCCGACGCCGCCGGTCGGCCACCCCAGATCGTCGTCCACCCGGGTCAGCGGTGCACCACCCTTGACGGCGTCGACCTGCACGACGCCATGACCCTCGGCGTGCGCACGTGGGGCAACGACCCCGACGGGTCGACGTCGCTGCTCTGCGGCACCTACGAGGTGGACGGCGCGGTGAGCGACCGGCTCCTCGCCGCGCTGCCGCGCCATCTCGTCGTCGGTGCCGGCCGTGCCGACCAGCGCCTGGTTGACCTGCTCGCCGAGGAGGTCCTGCGCGACGGCCCCGGCCAGCAGGTGATGCTCGACCGGCTCCTCGACCTCCTCCTCGTCTCGACGTTGCGCCAGTGGTTCGCCGAGTGCGCCGAGGACGCGCCCGGCTGGTTCCGGGCCGCCGCCGACCCGATCGTCGGGCCCGCCATCCGCCTCCTCCACGACGAGCCGGCCCGGCAGTGGACCGTCGCCTCGCTGGCCGCCGAGGTCGGCGCGTCGCGGGCGGCCTTCGCGCGGCGCTTCGCCGAGCTGATGGGCGAGCCCCCGATGACGTACCTGACGAACTGGCGGCTCGCGCTGGCCGCCGACCTGCTCCTCGAACCGGGGGCCACGCTCGGGTCGGTCGCCCGGCGCGTCGGCTACGCCAGTCCGTACGCGCTGAGCTCGGCGTTCTCGCGGGTGCGCGGGGTCAGCCCGAAGGAGCACCGCACCGAGCAGCTCGCCGCCGTCGGCGGTCCCTGA